Proteins found in one Rhodovulum sp. MB263 genomic segment:
- a CDS encoding sugar kinase, which yields MPDHSFLAIGECMVELAPDRDGLFRMGFAGDTFNCAWYARRLLPETWSVGYATAVGTDAVSDDMLAFMAAEGLATEAIRRIEGRTVGLYMIALKDGERSFSYWRGQAAAKAMADDPDWLDRAFAGRDLLHVSGITLAILAPEARERLCAALGRARAAGARVSFDTNVRPRLWADPEEMRAGLMLGASVADTVLPSFDEEQAAFGDAAPEATVARYREAGATTVVVKNGAAPIRLFAEGAEAEIAPVPVARVVDSTAAGDSFAAGFLAARATGASPAEAVAQAAALAARVIGQRGALAPGLFAASAGA from the coding sequence ATGCCGGATCATTCCTTTCTCGCCATCGGCGAATGCATGGTGGAGCTTGCCCCGGATCGGGACGGGCTCTTTCGCATGGGGTTCGCCGGGGACACCTTCAACTGCGCCTGGTATGCCCGGCGGCTGCTGCCCGAAACCTGGTCGGTGGGCTATGCGACCGCGGTCGGGACGGATGCGGTGTCGGACGACATGCTGGCCTTCATGGCGGCCGAGGGGCTGGCGACCGAGGCGATCCGCCGGATCGAGGGGCGCACGGTGGGGCTTTACATGATCGCGCTGAAAGACGGGGAGCGCAGCTTTTCCTATTGGCGCGGGCAGGCGGCGGCGAAGGCGATGGCCGACGATCCGGATTGGCTCGACCGCGCCTTTGCGGGCCGCGACCTGCTGCATGTCTCGGGGATCACGCTGGCGATCCTCGCGCCCGAGGCGCGCGAACGGCTTTGCGCCGCACTCGGGCGGGCGCGGGCGGCGGGCGCGCGGGTGAGTTTCGACACCAATGTCCGGCCGCGGCTCTGGGCCGACCCGGAGGAGATGCGGGCCGGGCTGATGCTGGGCGCCTCGGTCGCCGACACGGTGCTGCCCTCCTTCGACGAGGAACAGGCGGCCTTCGGCGATGCCGCGCCCGAAGCCACCGTGGCGCGCTACCGCGAGGCCGGGGCGACGACGGTGGTGGTCAAGAACGGCGCCGCCCCGATCCGTCTTTTCGCCGAGGGCGCCGAGGCCGAGATCGCGCCGGTGCCGGTTGCCCGGGTGGTCGACAGCACCGCCGCGGGCGACAGTTTCGCGGCGGGCTTTCTGGCCGCTCGGGCGACCGGGGCCTCACCGGCCGAGGCGGTCGCGCAGGCGGCGGCGCTTGCCGCCCGGGTGATCGGACAGCGCGGCGCGCTGGCGCCCGGCCTCTTTGCGGCGAGCGCCGGGGCCTGA
- the cobS gene encoding adenosylcobinamide-GDP ribazoletransferase yields the protein MTPAARLGEEARLVVLALQFVTRLPLPADAGYTPDRMRRATRYFPLCGALIGAALGLVFALAAAVFPPAVAAVLTLVVGVRLTGALHEDGLADMADGLGGGLTRARALEIMRDSRIGSYGAVTLMLALALKGAALAGLGAAAGGWAAAGGLLAAHGLSRLASVAVMVRLPYARDEGKAAFAAAGPGRDGMAIAWTTGGVLMLGLWIGAGFAAALTVLALTVAATLVMARMLMRRLGGHTGDGLGAVQQVAEIAILLGLLAWA from the coding sequence ATGACCCCGGCCGCCCGACTGGGCGAAGAGGCGCGGCTGGTCGTGCTGGCGCTGCAATTCGTCACCCGCCTGCCGCTGCCCGCCGATGCCGGCTATACGCCCGACCGGATGCGCCGGGCGACGCGCTACTTCCCGCTTTGCGGCGCGCTGATCGGTGCGGCTCTGGGGCTGGTCTTCGCCCTGGCTGCGGCGGTCTTTCCGCCGGCGGTCGCGGCGGTGCTGACGCTTGTGGTCGGCGTGCGGCTGACCGGGGCGCTGCATGAGGACGGGCTGGCCGACATGGCCGACGGGCTTGGCGGCGGGCTGACCCGTGCGCGCGCGCTCGAGATCATGCGCGACAGCCGGATCGGCAGCTATGGCGCGGTGACCCTGATGCTGGCGCTGGCGCTGAAGGGCGCGGCACTTGCCGGGCTCGGTGCCGCGGCGGGCGGCTGGGCGGCGGCCGGGGGGCTTCTTGCGGCGCATGGGCTCAGCCGGCTGGCCTCGGTGGCGGTGATGGTGCGCCTCCCCTATGCGCGCGACGAGGGCAAGGCGGCCTTCGCCGCAGCCGGTCCCGGCCGCGACGGCATGGCCATCGCCTGGACGACGGGCGGGGTGCTGATGCTGGGCCTCTGGATCGGCGCGGGTTTCGCCGCCGCGCTGACGGTGCTGGCGCTGACCGTCGCGGCCACGCTCGTCATGGCGCGGATGCTGATGCGGCGGCTCGGCGGTCATACCGGCGACGGGCTCGGCGCGGTGCAGCAGGTGGCCGAGATCGCGATCCTGCTGGGGCTGCTGGCATGGGCCTGA
- a CDS encoding TagF domain-containing protein, translating into MTAATGYFGKIPSAGHLVTQGVPGLLRIALERWMIAHLATRAAWPGFWPRTGLRATLDLERGTLTALILPSRDRSGRPFPLACCRMPGLNWEAADRWCDGALATAQAATAGALSSASLGAALAALPLLRSDDPEPGLWVANPPAEEERTVAEILTELMGPIGAV; encoded by the coding sequence TTGACCGCTGCGACCGGATATTTCGGAAAGATCCCGAGCGCCGGACATCTCGTCACCCAGGGGGTTCCCGGCCTGCTGCGGATCGCGCTCGAGCGCTGGATGATCGCGCATCTGGCGACCCGCGCGGCCTGGCCCGGATTCTGGCCCCGAACCGGGCTGCGGGCAACGCTCGATCTGGAGAGGGGCACGCTCACCGCGCTGATCCTGCCCAGTCGGGACCGCTCGGGGCGGCCCTTTCCGCTGGCCTGTTGCCGGATGCCCGGGCTCAACTGGGAAGCGGCGGACCGCTGGTGCGACGGGGCGCTTGCGACCGCGCAGGCGGCGACGGCGGGCGCGCTCTCCTCCGCGAGCCTTGGCGCCGCGCTGGCCGCGCTGCCCCTCCTGCGCAGCGATGACCCGGAGCCCGGGCTCTGGGTCGCCAACCCGCCGGCGGAGGAAGAGCGGACGGTAGCGGAGATCCTGACCGAGCTGATGGGACCGATCGGTGCGGTCTGA
- the nifA gene encoding nif-specific transcriptional activator NifA: MPSSSFTLSGSPALPKFDINERFPLDTVCEAAKILTGASDPVAAMPSVLNVLSSFMGLRMGALALLDDSGAGSGRTGVNPFVIAATTQGASSAPATSRAMPVAATRAVFRTGVALVSCDVAGELGPDALPPQAPHDRFAFIAVPIREQVHSPYVIGVLGAWRDLTEDLHPNIDEDQRVMTMVAAILEQSVKFRRLVARDRERLMEEARLALRHANEKAAAEVTLPAEPIRGIIGDSPAIKSVIAQIRKVAQTRTPVLLRGESGTGKELFARAVHALSDRKDKPFVKVNCAALSQTLLESELFGHEKGSFTGAMAQKKGRFELADKGTLFLDEIGEIGPEFQVKLLRILQEGEFERVGGTRTLRVDVRLVTATNKDLEAAVARGTFRADLYFRICVIPILLPPLRDRLEDVPKLAQAFLNRFNEQNGMNKRMTAQAMVALARCQFPGNVRELENCISRVAALSSGTEIGAQELACHQGTCLSAELWRMQTGEQSPIGGLAAAVRTPLPVIDSGAGQRPPAAACPAGFGEAPVAPPIGRPPAAAFAAEPQDERTRLIDAMERAGWVQAKAARLLGLTPRQIGYALKKHDIPLRKF, encoded by the coding sequence ATGCCTTCCTCCAGTTTTACCCTGAGCGGCAGCCCAGCGCTGCCCAAATTCGACATTAACGAGCGTTTCCCGCTCGATACGGTCTGCGAGGCCGCAAAGATCCTGACCGGCGCAAGCGACCCGGTCGCGGCCATGCCCTCGGTGCTGAACGTTCTGTCCTCGTTCATGGGGCTCAGGATGGGTGCGCTGGCGCTGCTTGACGACAGCGGGGCCGGCTCCGGCCGAACCGGGGTCAATCCCTTCGTGATCGCCGCCACGACGCAGGGCGCCTCGAGCGCGCCTGCGACCAGCCGGGCGATGCCGGTCGCCGCCACAAGGGCGGTGTTCCGGACCGGGGTGGCGCTTGTCTCCTGCGACGTGGCGGGCGAACTCGGACCCGACGCGCTGCCACCGCAGGCGCCGCATGACCGCTTCGCCTTCATCGCCGTGCCGATCCGCGAACAGGTGCATTCGCCCTATGTGATCGGCGTACTCGGTGCCTGGCGCGACCTGACCGAGGATCTCCATCCCAATATCGACGAGGATCAGCGGGTGATGACCATGGTCGCCGCCATCCTCGAACAGTCGGTCAAGTTCCGCCGCCTGGTCGCACGCGACCGCGAGCGGTTGATGGAAGAGGCCCGGCTGGCGCTGCGCCATGCCAATGAGAAGGCCGCCGCCGAGGTGACGCTGCCGGCCGAACCGATCAGGGGCATCATCGGCGACAGCCCCGCGATCAAATCGGTGATCGCCCAGATCCGCAAGGTGGCCCAGACCCGGACGCCGGTGCTTCTGCGCGGCGAAAGCGGTACCGGCAAGGAGTTGTTCGCCCGCGCGGTGCATGCGCTCTCGGATCGCAAGGACAAGCCCTTCGTCAAGGTCAACTGCGCGGCGCTGAGCCAGACGCTGCTGGAATCAGAGCTTTTCGGCCATGAGAAAGGCTCCTTCACCGGGGCGATGGCGCAGAAGAAGGGCCGGTTCGAGCTGGCCGACAAGGGCACGCTCTTTCTCGACGAGATCGGCGAGATCGGCCCCGAATTCCAGGTCAAGCTTCTGCGGATCCTGCAGGAGGGCGAATTCGAGCGCGTCGGCGGCACCCGGACGCTGCGTGTCGATGTGCGGCTGGTGACCGCGACCAACAAGGACCTCGAAGCGGCGGTGGCGCGCGGCACGTTCCGGGCCGACCTCTATTTCCGGATCTGCGTCATCCCGATCCTGCTGCCGCCGCTGCGCGATCGGCTGGAGGACGTGCCGAAACTGGCCCAGGCCTTCCTGAACCGGTTCAACGAGCAGAACGGGATGAACAAGCGGATGACCGCGCAGGCCATGGTGGCGCTGGCGCGCTGCCAGTTCCCGGGCAATGTGCGCGAGCTGGAGAACTGCATCAGCCGGGTCGCGGCGCTGTCCTCGGGCACCGAGATCGGCGCGCAGGAGCTGGCCTGCCATCAGGGCACCTGCCTGTCGGCCGAGCTCTGGCGGATGCAGACCGGCGAGCAATCCCCCATCGGCGGGCTCGCGGCCGCCGTGCGCACGCCCTTGCCGGTCATCGACAGCGGCGCGGGCCAGCGCCCCCCGGCCGCCGCCTGTCCGGCCGGCTTCGGCGAGGCGCCGGTTGCCCCGCCCATCGGCCGGCCTCCGGCCGCCGCCTTCGCCGCCGAACCGCAGGACGAGCGCACCCGTCTGATCGATGCGATGGAGCGCGCGGGCTGGGTCCAGGCCAAGGCCGCACGGCTGCTGGGCCTGACACCGCGCCAGATCGGCTATGCGTTGAAAAAGCACGACATTCCGCTTCGGAAGTTCTGA
- the cobT gene encoding nicotinate-nucleotide--dimethylbenzimidazole phosphoribosyltransferase, with product MSTDTDFAAALQHKIDFKTKPLGSLGRIEDLATLMATVQGTLSPRMKTCELTIFAADHGIAAEGVSRFPQEVTRQMVLNYLADGAGANAFARAVGARMKVVDAGIAGAPFGREGLIERRIGAGTKSFLHEPAMSAEDCDRALEEGRRLGAESPADAVAYGEMGIANTASAAALGHKLTGVGLEALVGRGTGLDDDGLTHKRQVLERAAARTGALGPKETLAEYGGFEIAMMTGAMIGAAEARKVVIVDGFIATAAALIAARVAPSTRAAMVFSHRSEEQGHGVLLDALGAEPLLRLGLRLGEGTGALLAWPLLVAAGEMLNTMASFDDAGVTGPQ from the coding sequence ATGAGCACCGATACCGATTTCGCCGCTGCGCTCCAGCACAAGATCGATTTCAAGACCAAGCCGCTGGGTTCGCTCGGCCGGATCGAAGATCTGGCGACGCTCATGGCCACGGTCCAGGGCACGCTGAGCCCGCGGATGAAGACCTGCGAACTGACGATCTTTGCCGCCGATCACGGCATCGCGGCCGAGGGCGTGTCGAGGTTTCCGCAGGAAGTGACGCGGCAGATGGTGCTGAACTACCTGGCGGACGGCGCCGGGGCCAATGCCTTCGCCCGCGCCGTCGGCGCCCGGATGAAGGTCGTCGATGCCGGGATCGCGGGCGCGCCCTTCGGCCGCGAGGGGCTGATCGAGCGCCGGATCGGCGCAGGCACGAAAAGCTTCCTGCACGAGCCCGCGATGAGCGCCGAGGACTGCGACCGCGCGCTTGAGGAGGGCCGCAGGCTGGGCGCCGAAAGCCCGGCCGATGCGGTGGCCTATGGCGAGATGGGCATTGCCAATACCGCCTCGGCCGCGGCGCTGGGCCACAAGCTGACCGGGGTCGGGCTCGAGGCTCTGGTCGGGCGCGGTACCGGGCTCGACGATGACGGTCTGACGCATAAGCGCCAGGTGCTGGAACGGGCCGCGGCGCGGACCGGCGCGCTGGGGCCGAAGGAGACGCTGGCCGAATATGGCGGTTTCGAGATCGCGATGATGACCGGGGCGATGATCGGCGCGGCCGAGGCGCGCAAGGTGGTGATCGTCGACGGCTTCATCGCGACGGCGGCCGCGCTGATCGCGGCGCGGGTCGCGCCCTCGACCCGGGCCGCGATGGTGTTCTCGCACCGGTCCGAGGAACAGGGCCATGGCGTGCTGCTCGATGCGCTGGGGGCCGAGCCCCTGCTGCGGCTCGGGCTGCGGCTCGGCGAGGGTACCGGCGCGCTGCTGGCCTGGCCGCTGCTGGTCGCGGCGGGCGAGATGCTGAACACCATGGCCAGCTTCGACGATGCCGGCGTCACGGGGCCGCAATGA
- a CDS encoding cytochrome-c peroxidase: protein MTRLIATALLSTALAVPAAASELRDMALDYFEPLPSTVPQIADNRITPEKIELGKALFFDPRLSASGVFSCYSCHNLTTGGDDNLETSIGHGWQKGPRNSPTVLNSVLNIAQFWDGRAEDLKAQAKGPVQAGVEMANTPDNVVATLNSMGQYIDWFEAAFPGEADAVSFDNMARAIEAFEATLITPAPFDAFLNGDEMALDETQKEGLQLFVDKGCVTCHNGVNLGGNGYFPFGLVEKPGADILPEDDKGRFAVTATASDEYVFRAAPLRNVALTAPYFHSGKVWDLKTAVQVMGTAQLGEDVSDAEAEKIVAFLDSLTGTMPAITTPVLPPETATTPRPTAEVLQR, encoded by the coding sequence ATGACACGCCTCATCGCAACAGCCCTCCTCTCGACCGCCCTGGCCGTCCCGGCCGCAGCATCCGAATTGCGCGACATGGCGCTCGACTATTTCGAGCCATTGCCATCGACCGTGCCGCAGATTGCAGATAACCGCATCACCCCCGAGAAGATCGAGCTCGGCAAGGCGCTGTTCTTCGATCCGCGGCTTTCGGCTTCGGGGGTCTTCTCCTGCTATTCCTGCCACAACCTGACCACCGGCGGCGACGACAACCTGGAAACCTCGATCGGCCATGGCTGGCAGAAGGGGCCGCGGAACTCCCCGACCGTGCTGAACTCGGTGCTCAACATCGCCCAGTTCTGGGACGGCCGCGCCGAAGACCTGAAGGCCCAGGCCAAGGGGCCGGTGCAGGCCGGGGTCGAGATGGCCAACACCCCCGACAATGTGGTCGCGACGCTGAACTCGATGGGCCAGTATATCGACTGGTTCGAGGCCGCCTTCCCGGGCGAGGCCGATGCCGTCAGCTTCGACAACATGGCCCGCGCCATCGAGGCCTTCGAGGCGACGCTGATCACCCCCGCCCCCTTCGATGCCTTTCTCAACGGCGACGAGATGGCGCTCGACGAGACCCAGAAAGAGGGGCTTCAGCTCTTCGTCGACAAGGGCTGCGTGACCTGCCACAACGGCGTCAACCTGGGTGGCAACGGCTATTTCCCCTTCGGTCTGGTCGAGAAGCCCGGCGCCGACATCCTGCCCGAGGACGACAAGGGCCGCTTCGCGGTGACGGCGACGGCCAGCGACGAATATGTCTTCCGCGCAGCCCCTCTGCGCAACGTCGCGCTGACGGCGCCCTATTTCCACTCGGGCAAGGTCTGGGACCTGAAGACCGCCGTGCAGGTGATGGGCACGGCCCAGCTCGGCGAGGACGTCTCGGACGCCGAAGCCGAAAAGATCGTGGCCTTCCTCGACAGCCTGACCGGGACCATGCCCGCGATCACGACGCCCGTGCTGCCGCCCGAAACCGCCACCACGCCGCGGCCGACCGCCGAGGTGCTGCAACGCTAA
- a CDS encoding 2-hydroxyacid dehydrogenase — protein sequence MTDTALLICGTAFTMDERARLSTAISSVFVESPAALDGLDPGLCARIRAVAYKGQTRFGAAEMAALPGLGLIANFGVGYDAIDVAAATAGGIRVTNTPDVLNDDVADMAVGLILAQARGLLRGDGWVRSGRWGKFGAMPLARKVSGARAGIVGLGRIGREIADRLAAFKMEIHYHSRQRKETPGWRYHADPVSLAGAVDFLVVALVGGEETRNYVSAEAIAALGPTGVLINISRGTTVDEKALLAALEQRRIAGAGLDVYLDEPAIDPRFQGLDNVVLQPHAGSATVETRRAMAELQLANIQAFLDGEPLPSPVN from the coding sequence ATGACCGATACCGCCCTGCTGATCTGCGGCACCGCCTTCACCATGGATGAGCGCGCCCGACTGTCGACAGCCATCTCCTCCGTCTTTGTCGAGAGCCCCGCCGCGCTTGACGGGCTCGACCCCGGCCTGTGCGCGCGCATTCGCGCCGTCGCCTACAAGGGCCAGACCCGCTTTGGCGCGGCCGAGATGGCCGCGCTGCCCGGGCTGGGGCTGATCGCCAATTTCGGCGTCGGATATGATGCCATCGACGTGGCCGCCGCCACCGCAGGCGGCATCCGCGTCACCAACACTCCGGACGTTCTGAACGATGATGTCGCCGATATGGCGGTGGGGCTGATCCTCGCACAGGCGCGCGGCCTCCTGCGCGGCGATGGCTGGGTCCGAAGCGGCCGCTGGGGCAAATTCGGGGCGATGCCGCTTGCCCGGAAGGTCTCCGGGGCGCGGGCGGGGATTGTCGGGCTGGGCCGGATCGGGCGCGAGATCGCCGACCGGCTCGCCGCCTTCAAGATGGAGATCCACTACCATTCGCGGCAGCGGAAAGAGACCCCCGGCTGGCGCTATCACGCCGATCCGGTCAGCCTTGCCGGCGCGGTCGATTTCCTTGTCGTGGCGCTGGTCGGCGGGGAGGAGACCCGGAATTACGTCTCGGCCGAGGCGATTGCCGCGCTCGGGCCGACGGGCGTGCTGATCAACATCTCGCGCGGCACGACGGTCGACGAGAAGGCCCTTCTGGCCGCGCTCGAACAGCGCCGGATCGCGGGGGCCGGGCTTGACGTCTATCTCGACGAGCCCGCCATCGATCCGCGCTTTCAGGGGCTCGACAATGTGGTGCTGCAACCGCATGCGGGCTCGGCCACCGTCGAGACCCGGCGCGCCATGGCCGAGCTGCAATTGGCCAATATCCAGGCCTTTCTCGATGGTGAGCCGCTGCCGAGCCCCGTCAACTGA
- the cobC gene encoding alpha-ribazole phosphatase family protein, whose protein sequence is MGLILLRHTRPDVAEGTCYGRTDYPPATSFAEEAAEVLATLPAIDRILTSPLLRCTCLAEHIGAARGLPVEPDPRLIEIDFGAWEGIPWSEVPRDGLDHWAGHFYESRPHGGESVGMFFARVVPFLEEMRGPGRVLAVSHAGLMRAALHHAGREGAWQMKFPYGSFIELP, encoded by the coding sequence ATGGGCCTGATCCTGTTGCGCCACACCCGGCCGGATGTCGCCGAGGGCACCTGCTATGGCCGCACCGACTACCCGCCGGCGACAAGCTTTGCCGAGGAGGCGGCCGAGGTGCTGGCGACGCTGCCCGCCATCGACCGGATCCTGACCAGCCCGCTTCTGCGCTGCACCTGCCTGGCCGAGCATATCGGCGCGGCGCGGGGGCTGCCGGTCGAACCCGATCCGCGCCTGATCGAGATCGATTTCGGTGCCTGGGAAGGTATCCCCTGGTCCGAGGTCCCGCGCGACGGGCTCGATCACTGGGCGGGGCATTTCTACGAGTCGCGCCCCCATGGCGGCGAAAGCGTCGGCATGTTCTTTGCCCGCGTCGTGCCCTTTCTCGAAGAGATGCGCGGGCCCGGGCGGGTGCTTGCCGTCTCGCATGCCGGGCTGATGCGGGCCGCGTTGCATCATGCCGGGCGCGAAGGGGCCTGGCAGATGAAGTTCCCCTATGGGAGTTTCATCGAACTGCCCTGA
- a CDS encoding hydroxypyruvate isomerase family protein, which translates to MKFSANLGFLWRELELPDAIRAAAAAGFSAVECHWPYDTPRAAIRAALDETHLPMLSLNTRPGDLAAGEFGLCALPGRGPEAREAIDQSIAWAAALGVGQIHAMAGCARGPEAEAALAATLAYACLEAGPYGIGILIEPINPHDVPGYALASTAEAVAMIERVAAPNLRMMFDCYHVQRAEGDVSSRLKALMPLIGHVQVAGVPDRGPPDRGELDYGHVFELLKRLGHTAPIGAEYRPDGLTDDSLGWMARFAADDS; encoded by the coding sequence GTGAAATTCTCTGCCAATCTTGGGTTTCTCTGGCGCGAGCTCGAGCTGCCCGATGCGATCCGCGCGGCCGCCGCCGCCGGGTTTTCTGCCGTCGAATGCCACTGGCCCTATGACACGCCGCGGGCCGCGATCCGCGCCGCGCTCGACGAGACCCATCTGCCGATGCTCTCGCTCAACACCCGCCCCGGCGATCTTGCGGCGGGCGAATTCGGGCTTTGCGCGCTGCCCGGGCGCGGGCCCGAGGCGCGCGAGGCGATCGATCAGTCCATCGCCTGGGCTGCCGCGCTCGGCGTGGGGCAGATCCATGCCATGGCCGGATGCGCGCGCGGGCCCGAGGCCGAGGCCGCGCTGGCCGCGACACTGGCCTATGCCTGTCTCGAGGCCGGCCCCTATGGCATCGGCATCCTGATCGAGCCGATCAACCCGCATGACGTGCCGGGCTATGCGCTGGCCAGCACCGCCGAGGCGGTGGCGATGATCGAACGCGTGGCCGCGCCAAATCTCAGGATGATGTTCGACTGCTACCATGTGCAGCGCGCCGAGGGCGATGTGTCGTCCCGGCTCAAGGCGCTGATGCCGCTGATCGGTCATGTGCAGGTGGCCGGCGTGCCCGACCGCGGCCCGCCCGACCGGGGCGAGCTCGATTACGGCCATGTCTTCGAGTTGCTAAAGCGGCTTGGTCACACCGCGCCGATCGGGGCCGAATATCGCCCCGACGGGCTCACCGATGACAGCCTGGGCTGGATGGCACGCTTCGCGGCCGACGATTCCTAG
- a CDS encoding class I SAM-dependent RNA methyltransferase translates to MTVAAPFEIFLAALPGLEPLLAEEARAAGFAAPAVVPGGVTVTGGWPEVWRANLVLRGASRVLVRIGTFRAFHLAQLDKRARKIDWAAVLRPDRPVRVEVQCRASKIYHARAAAQRIERAIAETLGAPIGGEEALALKVRIDDNLVTLSLDSSGEPLHRRGHKQAVGKAPLRETMAALFLRACGFDGTEPVLDPMCGSGTFPIEAAEIAAGLAPGRDRSFAFEDFASFDAVAWAAMKAPPSVLPSGLRFFGSDRDDGAIRMASANAARAGVADLTDFRRHAISDLARPEGPPGLVIVNPPYGARIGERKLLFALYGALGATLRERFAGWRVGLVTSDEGLARATALPFLPPGPPVAHGGLKVRLFRTAPLP, encoded by the coding sequence ATGACTGTCGCCGCCCCCTTCGAAATCTTTCTCGCCGCCCTGCCCGGGCTCGAGCCGCTTCTGGCCGAAGAGGCCCGCGCGGCGGGTTTTGCCGCGCCCGCAGTGGTGCCCGGCGGCGTCACCGTGACGGGCGGCTGGCCCGAGGTCTGGCGCGCCAATCTGGTCCTGCGCGGCGCCTCGCGGGTGCTGGTCCGGATCGGCACCTTCCGCGCCTTCCATCTGGCCCAGCTCGACAAGCGCGCCCGGAAGATCGACTGGGCGGCGGTGCTGCGGCCCGACCGGCCGGTCCGGGTCGAGGTGCAGTGCCGGGCCTCGAAGATCTACCATGCCCGCGCCGCCGCCCAGCGGATCGAGCGCGCCATCGCGGAAACGCTGGGCGCGCCCATCGGCGGCGAGGAGGCGCTCGCGCTCAAGGTCCGGATCGACGACAATCTGGTGACGCTCAGCCTCGACAGTTCGGGAGAGCCGCTGCACCGGCGCGGCCACAAGCAGGCAGTCGGCAAGGCACCGCTGCGCGAGACCATGGCCGCGCTCTTCCTGCGCGCCTGCGGCTTCGACGGCACCGAACCTGTGCTCGATCCGATGTGCGGCTCGGGCACCTTCCCGATCGAGGCGGCCGAAATCGCGGCGGGCCTTGCGCCCGGCCGCGACCGCAGCTTCGCCTTCGAGGACTTCGCAAGCTTCGATGCCGTTGCCTGGGCCGCGATGAAGGCGCCCCCGTCCGTGCTTCCGAGCGGGCTCCGTTTCTTCGGGTCCGACCGCGACGACGGGGCGATCCGGATGGCCAGCGCCAATGCCGCGCGCGCGGGTGTCGCGGACCTGACAGACTTCCGCCGCCACGCGATCAGCGACCTGGCCCGGCCCGAAGGCCCGCCCGGTCTGGTGATTGTCAACCCGCCCTATGGCGCGCGGATCGGCGAGCGAAAGCTTCTTTTCGCGCTGTACGGCGCCCTCGGGGCGACGCTGCGCGAGCGGTTCGCAGGCTGGCGGGTCGGGCTCGTGACCAGCGACGAGGGGCTTGCGCGGGCAACGGCCCTGCCCTTCCTGCCGCCCGGTCCGCCGGTGGCCCATGGCGGGCTGAAGGTGCGGCTGTTCCGGACCGCGCCCCTGCCCTGA